Part of the Ammoniphilus oxalaticus genome, CGATATTTTATCCCACCATGTGTACGTATACTTAAAGCTGTACGCTAGGTGAGCAGGCTTGATATTGTCGATGGCGTCAATTAAGCCACTCATGTTAGGTGGGATCCCCCTCACGCCGATAAATTGGATCTCAAAACGGTATTCTCTTGGATGCTCATGAACATCAACTTCTCCGCCTGAGAATGCCGCCGCAACACTCTTCACCATCTCTTTTGTAGTCGTACCCGCACCGCGCATTTTAGCCTTGATCACTTCTCGGCGACGCTCGTATGATCTAGATCGATCAGTAGATATTCCATACTCCATCTCCCATAGATCAAGACCCCACGTAGCTGTATCGACAAACATTTGACGGCGCAAATCATCAATAGCATAGTTAAGTTTTTCGAGTTGTTCTTCATTGGCGTTTTGGATCGCTCTCATGATATTGCTTTTTATATAATATCGCGGCAGGTACGACATCAAATCAGGGCGATAACCTTGAATATCATCGGAGGTAGCGCCAGGTTGTCCGCTGTATAAAAATGTTCCGTACTGACCTGTTCCGTAACTCATCGGCTACACCCCCTTTAGCTGATTCCAAGTGATAGGGCCAGCAGGCATCATGTCCTCGGGCGCGGGAGTCCAATCAGAGGCTTTGTGTCCTTTTTCTATCATCACTTCTGAAATTGAGCCGCCCTCATTTGATAAATATACAGCTAAAAAATTAGCACCAGCAGGGACAGTAATACTTTCAATTTTATAAAAATTATCGCGATCGATCTCTCCAAAATAAGGAACATTATGGGCGGGTTCTACTTCCGTGAATCCAACTCTAAATCTATTATTTT contains:
- a CDS encoding putative phage tail protein, translating into MSYGTGQYGTFLYSGQPGATSDDIQGYRPDLMSYLPRYYIKSNIMRAIQNANEEQLEKLNYAIDDLRRQMFVDTATWGLDLWEMEYGISTDRSRSYERRREVIKAKMRGAGTTTKEMVKSVAAAFSGGEVDVHEHPREYRFEIQFIGVRGIPPNMSGLIDAIDNIKPAHLAYSFKYTYTWWDKISELTWGDAQTMTWNDLRVYE